A genomic window from Polyangiaceae bacterium includes:
- a CDS encoding DUF4351 domain-containing protein — protein sequence AAVRRLFHKLGTEGEVAHMTAAHILTKQARLEGRVEGRAEGRVAGRTEGRAALIVQQLSARFGNLPESVQARVHAASERALDAMAVRLLSAESLDEVLALANGSAGGSRRE from the coding sequence TGCGGCGGTACGCCGTTTGTTTCACAAGCTAGGGACCGAAGGAGAAGTAGCCCACATGACTGCAGCTCACATCTTGACGAAGCAAGCGCGCCTCGAAGGACGGGTCGAAGGACGCGCGGAGGGACGCGTCGCGGGACGCACTGAAGGGCGCGCTGCCCTCATCGTACAGCAGCTCTCCGCTAGGTTTGGCAACCTGCCAGAATCTGTGCAGGCGCGAGTCCACGCTGCGTCGGAGCGCGCGCTGGACGCCATGGCCGTGCGCTTGCTTTCGGCCGAGAGCCTCGACGAGGTGCTCGCGCTGGCGAATGGGAGTGCGGGGGGATCGCGCAGAGAGTAG